From Pseudomonas sp. B21-028, one genomic window encodes:
- a CDS encoding DUF2914 domain-containing protein produces the protein MQTLTHYIQRILELMKRYPGVIALGGFISGAGSFVLVDRQQGLATWIAILMLVSWLWLMLENSLTRLFTRIFKREIPQPLLRYATQMIHQESLFFVLPFFLVTTTWNSSQLIFTGLLGASGLISITDPLYYKWLAPRRWAFLALHTLTLFAALLTALPIIMHLTTDQSFKLALGISMLLSFPSLASIFPIRTVRNALAILCITLGIGAAGWLLRSWVPPATLWMNEVAISTQLEDRTPGDSLKEVSAAQIRGNGLYAYTAINAPRGLDERIYHVWQFNGKEVDRIALDIHGGRKEGYRAWTHKQNFPDKPAGKWQVRVLTENGQMIGVLRFNVTE, from the coding sequence ATGCAGACCCTGACCCATTACATCCAGCGCATCCTTGAATTGATGAAGCGCTACCCAGGGGTCATTGCGCTCGGCGGTTTCATCTCCGGCGCCGGCAGTTTCGTACTGGTGGACCGCCAACAGGGCCTGGCAACCTGGATCGCCATCCTGATGCTGGTGAGCTGGCTCTGGCTGATGCTGGAGAACAGCCTGACCCGGCTGTTCACGCGGATTTTCAAACGGGAAATACCGCAGCCGTTGCTGCGTTACGCCACGCAGATGATTCACCAGGAAAGCCTGTTTTTTGTCCTGCCGTTTTTCCTGGTCACCACCACCTGGAACAGCAGCCAGCTGATTTTCACCGGATTGCTAGGGGCCTCAGGGCTGATTTCGATCACCGATCCGCTGTATTACAAATGGTTGGCGCCCCGACGCTGGGCGTTCCTGGCGTTGCACACGCTGACGCTGTTCGCCGCCCTGCTCACCGCGCTGCCGATCATCATGCACCTGACCACCGACCAGAGCTTCAAACTGGCGCTGGGCATCTCCATGCTGTTGTCGTTTCCGAGCCTGGCCTCGATCTTTCCGATCCGCACCGTGCGCAACGCCCTGGCGATTCTGTGCATCACCCTGGGCATTGGCGCCGCCGGATGGCTGCTGCGCTCATGGGTACCACCGGCCACGCTGTGGATGAACGAAGTGGCGATCAGCACCCAGTTGGAGGATCGCACACCCGGCGACAGCCTTAAGGAAGTCAGCGCCGCGCAGATCCGCGGCAACGGCCTGTATGCCTATACCGCCATCAATGCACCGCGCGGGCTGGATGAGCGGATCTATCACGTCTGGCAATTCAACGGCAAAGAAGTGGACCGCATCGCTTTGGATATTCACGGTGGACGCAAGGAAGGCTACCGCGCCTGGACCCACAAGCAGAACTTCCCGGACAAGCCGGCGGGCAAATGGCAGGTACGGGTGCTGACGGAAAACGGGCAGATGATCGGGGTGCTGCGGTTCAACGTAACCGAATGA
- a CDS encoding Na/Pi cotransporter family protein, with translation MLTLLNLLSAVALLIWGTHIVRTGILRVYGSNLRHVIGQNMSRRWLAFVAGIMVTAMVQSSNATAMLVTSFVGQGLMALTPALATMLGADVGTALMARVLTLDLSWLSPLLIFLGVIFFLSRKQTRVGQMGRVAIGLGLIILALQLIVEAAAPITQAQGVKVIFASLTGDILLDALVGALFAMISYSSLAAVLLTATLAGAAVISLPVAIGLVIGANIGSGVLAFLSTSMQNAAGRQVALGSLLYKLIGLLLIIPALDPLVGWLDSLDFSPQETVIGFHLLYNSVRCLVLLPSVAPMARLCAWLLPERAETNGTIKPRHLDPTALATPSLALANAARETLRIGDLIENMLEAMLDVLRGQQTALTQEVRRVSDDVEILCSAIKLYMAQMPREDLSEQDSRRWAEIIELAINLKLGSDLIERMLRKVQQQKTSQRLSFSEVGLEELAGLHGHLIANLRLGLSVFLSGDRESARQLLREKRRFRAQERRMAHAHVSRLQRKIVQSLETSSLHLELIADMRRLNSLFCGSAYVVLETAEIGALAADEISDITHSP, from the coding sequence ATGCTGACCCTGCTGAATCTACTCTCTGCCGTGGCCCTGCTGATCTGGGGCACGCACATCGTCCGTACCGGCATCCTGCGGGTCTATGGCTCCAACCTGCGCCACGTCATCGGCCAGAACATGTCCCGGCGCTGGCTGGCATTTGTCGCCGGCATCATGGTTACCGCCATGGTCCAGAGCAGCAACGCCACGGCCATGCTGGTCACCTCGTTTGTCGGCCAGGGGCTGATGGCGCTAACCCCTGCCCTGGCGACCATGCTCGGCGCCGACGTCGGCACGGCGTTGATGGCCCGGGTGCTGACCCTCGATTTGTCGTGGTTGTCGCCGCTGCTGATTTTCCTCGGGGTGATTTTTTTCCTGTCGCGCAAGCAGACCCGCGTCGGGCAGATGGGCCGTGTCGCCATCGGCCTGGGCCTGATCATCCTCGCGCTGCAATTGATCGTCGAAGCCGCCGCACCCATCACCCAGGCCCAAGGCGTGAAGGTAATCTTCGCCTCGCTGACCGGCGACATCCTGCTCGATGCGTTGGTGGGTGCGCTGTTCGCCATGATTTCCTATTCGAGCCTGGCCGCCGTGCTGCTGACCGCAACCCTGGCCGGCGCGGCGGTGATCAGCCTGCCGGTGGCCATCGGCCTGGTGATCGGCGCCAACATCGGCAGCGGCGTGCTGGCGTTCCTCAGCACCAGCATGCAGAACGCGGCTGGACGTCAGGTGGCGCTGGGCAGCCTGCTGTACAAGCTGATCGGATTGTTGTTGATCATTCCAGCGCTCGACCCGCTGGTGGGGTGGCTGGACAGCCTGGACTTCAGCCCTCAGGAAACCGTCATCGGTTTTCACCTGCTCTACAACTCCGTGCGCTGCCTGGTGCTGCTGCCCAGCGTCGCACCGATGGCCAGGCTGTGTGCCTGGCTGCTGCCGGAGCGCGCGGAAACCAATGGCACGATCAAGCCCCGGCACCTGGATCCCACGGCCCTCGCCACACCGAGCCTGGCCCTGGCGAATGCGGCCCGGGAGACATTGCGCATCGGCGACCTGATCGAAAACATGCTCGAAGCCATGCTCGATGTGCTGCGCGGCCAGCAGACGGCGCTCACCCAGGAGGTGCGGCGCGTAAGCGATGACGTCGAAATACTGTGCAGCGCCATCAAGTTATACATGGCCCAAATGCCCCGCGAAGACCTCAGTGAGCAGGACAGCCGTCGGTGGGCGGAAATCATCGAGCTGGCGATCAACCTGAAGCTCGGCAGCGACCTCATCGAACGCATGCTGCGCAAGGTCCAGCAGCAGAAGACCTCGCAGCGCCTGTCCTTCTCCGAGGTGGGCCTGGAGGAGCTGGCGGGGCTGCACGGCCATTTGATCGCCAACCTGCGGCTGGGCTTGTCGGTGTTCCTCAGTGGCGATCGGGAAAGCGCCCGTCAGTTGCTGCGCGAGAAACGGCGCTTTCGTGCCCAGGAGAGACGGATGGCCCATGCCCATGTCAGCCGCTTGCAGCGCAAGATCGTCCAGAGCCTGGAAACCAGTTCCCTGCACCTGGAGCTGATTGCCGACATGCGGCGTCTCAACTCGCTGTTCTGCGGCAGCGCCTATGTGGTGCTGGAAACCGCCGAAATCGGTGCCCTGGCGGCGGATGAAATATCCGACATCACCCATTCGCCTTGA
- a CDS encoding nucleoside recognition domain-containing protein: MLNGLWLGFFIVAAVSALMQWLVGGNAGIFAAMVESIFAMAKLSVEVMVLLFGTLTLWLGFLRIAEKAGIVDWLAKALGPLFLRLMPEVPPGHPAIGLITLNFAANGLGLDNAATPIGLKAMRALQDLNPSPTIASNAQILFLVLNASSLTLLPVTIFMYRAQQGAPDPTLVFLPILLATSCSTLVGLLSVAFMQRLRLWDPVVLAYLIPGALALGGFMALLATLSATALAGLSSILGNLTLFGLIILFLVVGALRKVKVYEAFVEGAKEGFDVAKSLLPYLVAMLCAVGVLRASGALDFGLDGLRHLVQWAGWDTRFVDALPTAMVKPFSGSAARAMLIETMKTSGVDSFPALVAATVQGSTETTFYVLAVYFGAVGIQRARHAVGCALLAELAGVLGAIGVCYWFFG, encoded by the coding sequence ATGCTCAATGGCCTGTGGCTTGGCTTCTTTATCGTGGCGGCCGTCTCGGCGCTGATGCAGTGGCTGGTGGGTGGCAACGCCGGCATCTTCGCTGCGATGGTGGAAAGCATCTTCGCCATGGCCAAGCTGTCGGTGGAGGTGATGGTCCTGCTGTTCGGCACCTTGACCCTGTGGCTGGGATTCCTGCGGATCGCCGAAAAAGCCGGCATCGTCGACTGGCTGGCCAAGGCCCTCGGCCCGCTGTTCCTGCGGTTGATGCCGGAAGTGCCGCCGGGCCATCCGGCCATTGGCCTGATCACCCTCAACTTCGCCGCTAACGGCCTGGGCCTGGACAACGCCGCCACCCCCATCGGCCTGAAGGCCATGCGCGCCCTGCAGGATCTGAACCCCAGCCCGACCATCGCCAGCAACGCGCAGATCCTGTTCCTGGTGCTCAATGCCTCGTCGTTGACGCTGCTGCCGGTGACGATCTTCATGTACCGCGCCCAGCAAGGCGCGCCGGACCCGACCCTGGTGTTCCTGCCGATCCTGCTCGCCACCAGTTGCTCGACCCTGGTAGGGCTGCTGTCGGTGGCCTTCATGCAGCGCCTGCGCCTGTGGGATCCGGTGGTGCTGGCCTACCTGATTCCCGGTGCGCTGGCGCTGGGCGGGTTCATGGCGTTGCTGGCCACGCTCTCGGCCACTGCCCTGGCGGGCCTGTCCTCGATCCTCGGCAACCTGACGCTGTTCGGTCTGATCATCCTGTTCCTGGTGGTGGGCGCCCTGCGCAAGGTCAAGGTGTACGAAGCGTTCGTCGAGGGTGCCAAGGAAGGCTTCGACGTTGCCAAGAGCCTGCTGCCGTACCTGGTGGCGATGCTGTGTGCGGTCGGCGTGCTACGGGCTTCGGGGGCACTGGATTTCGGTCTGGACGGTCTCCGGCATCTGGTGCAGTGGGCCGGCTGGGACACCCGTTTCGTCGACGCCTTGCCGACGGCCATGGTCAAACCGTTCTCCGGCAGCGCCGCCCGGGCGATGCTGATCGAAACCATGAAGACTTCCGGCGTGGACAGTTTCCCGGCCCTGGTGGCGGCGACCGTCCAGGGCAGCACCGAGACTACGTTCTATGTACTGGCGGTGTACTTCGGTGCCGTTGGCATCCAGCGAGCGCGGCACGCGGTGGGCTGTGCGCTGCTGGCGGAGCTGGCCGGCGTGCTGGGAGCCATCGGGGTCTGCTACTGGTTCTTTGGCTGA
- a CDS encoding pitrilysin family protein has product MRGLLFTLFLFGALPAVALDRFQVEGYTLPNGMQLLLKPGSERGHVAIRLVVGVGLDDFSCADKELPHLLEHALFSGIDEGGEGVLEERMQALGGEWNAFTSNADTTFVIEAPASNQRKILDLLLAVLTRTRIDEKALEAAKRVVEREDGGHYTHLQRWLDRQDLGHKASNQLAVELGLRCAERAEVEHHTLARLEQVRKAWYAPNNMTLIVVGDLDRLLPAYLERTYGKLKPVEPTAHEALPQIRYSAVTKRNLIRSLVGDGAKLHWLFPEPVLEQQHDETFDLLKNYLDWALYRQLRLARGLSYGPWVEREVFGGVGFLSLNADLAREDLPQAEQALEELRMTLLKDGLDPDSFMRIKRAAIAHQTWAVQGNSALADYYWGALGDYEDGRFANPAVRLQAVSLEQANQALRELLKDPGYLRIEKPLLSDDELVWGGGGLLGLLLLGLLVWRLRRKT; this is encoded by the coding sequence ATGCGTGGTCTGTTATTCACTCTTTTCTTGTTCGGTGCGCTACCCGCGGTGGCCCTGGACCGGTTCCAGGTCGAAGGCTACACGCTGCCCAATGGCATGCAGCTGCTGCTCAAGCCCGGCAGCGAACGCGGTCACGTCGCCATCCGGCTGGTGGTCGGCGTAGGCCTGGACGACTTCAGCTGCGCCGACAAGGAACTGCCGCACCTGCTCGAGCATGCGCTATTCAGCGGCATCGATGAGGGCGGCGAAGGCGTCCTGGAAGAACGGATGCAGGCGCTGGGTGGCGAGTGGAATGCCTTCACCAGCAATGCCGACACCACCTTTGTCATCGAGGCACCGGCGAGCAATCAGCGCAAGATCCTCGACCTGCTGCTGGCGGTGCTGACCCGCACCCGCATCGACGAGAAGGCCCTGGAGGCGGCGAAACGGGTGGTCGAACGCGAGGACGGCGGCCACTACACCCACCTGCAACGCTGGCTCGACCGCCAGGACCTGGGACACAAGGCCAGTAACCAGTTGGCAGTGGAGTTGGGCTTGCGTTGCGCGGAACGGGCCGAAGTCGAGCACCACACCCTCGCCCGCCTCGAACAGGTTCGCAAAGCCTGGTATGCACCGAACAACATGACGCTGATCGTGGTCGGCGACCTCGATCGCTTGCTGCCGGCCTACCTGGAGCGCACCTACGGCAAACTCAAACCGGTCGAGCCCACCGCCCACGAGGCATTGCCACAGATCCGCTACAGCGCCGTGACCAAGCGCAACCTGATCCGCAGCCTGGTGGGCGATGGCGCCAAGCTGCACTGGTTGTTCCCCGAGCCAGTGCTGGAACAGCAACACGACGAAACCTTCGACCTGCTCAAGAATTATCTGGACTGGGCCCTCTATCGCCAGCTGCGCCTGGCCCGCGGCCTGTCCTATGGGCCGTGGGTGGAGCGGGAGGTGTTCGGCGGCGTCGGCTTCCTCAGCCTGAACGCGGACCTGGCCCGCGAAGACCTGCCGCAAGCCGAACAGGCCCTCGAAGAATTGCGCATGACGTTGCTCAAGGACGGGCTGGACCCCGACAGCTTCATGCGCATCAAACGCGCAGCCATTGCCCACCAGACCTGGGCGGTTCAAGGTAACAGTGCGCTGGCCGATTATTACTGGGGCGCCCTGGGCGACTACGAAGACGGCCGCTTCGCCAACCCGGCCGTGCGCTTGCAGGCAGTGAGCCTGGAACAGGCCAACCAGGCCCTGCGCGAACTGCTCAAGGACCCGGGCTACCTGCGCATCGAGAAACCGCTGCTCAGCGACGATGAGTTGGTGTGGGGGGGCGGCGGTTTGCTGGGGTTGTTGCTGTTGGGGTTGCTGGTGTGGCGGTTGCGTCGCAAGACCTGA